The window ATAACTTCCATTTCTTTTTCGATTTTATCAATATGGTCATGACAGGTTTTGAGAGCCTTCATGCCTTCTTTATACAATTTGAAGCTATCTTCAAGGGATGCTTCTCCTGATTCTAATTGCTCTACAATGTTTTCCAGATGGTTCAAATTATCTTGAAACGTTGTTTTATCACTCATGATCCATACCTCTCCCTTTTTCAATACGTGTTATATCGGCGCTGATTTTTCCATCTTGCAGCTGAATATACAGGGTCTGACCGGCTACTACATCCTTAACACTTTTTACAATACCTGTTTCTGTTTCCACATAAGCAAAACCTTTTTCTAAATTTTTTAGAGGTGATAACACATGTAGTTTTTCTCCAACTAGGCTGATATGATGCTTAATGTTATTTAAACGGCTTTCTATCGCTCGACTTAATCGTTCTTCCAACTCGTGCAGGTACTGACGTTCCTTCTGGGCCCTTAGTGCAGGACTATTAAAGTCTAGTTTTATACGATTTAGTTCCATGGTACTTCGAAAGAAGTCCAGCTTTTGCTTCAAGTGCTGGTTTAGCTTGTCTCTGTATTTATCTAATAAAGCTTCTAAATCATCAAGGACTGGAATAGCTAATTCTGCTCCAGCTGAAGGTGTAGGTGCTCTAAGGTCTGAGATAAAATCTGCTATTGTAAAATCTGTTTCATGGCCCACAGCAGATATAATTGGTGTATGTGCCTGATAGATGGCTTTAGCAACTGCTTTTTCATTAAATGCCCAAAGGTCT is drawn from Vallitalea pronyensis and contains these coding sequences:
- the xseB gene encoding exodeoxyribonuclease VII small subunit codes for the protein MSDKTTFQDNLNHLENIVEQLESGEASLEDSFKLYKEGMKALKTCHDHIDKIEKEMEVIKHDAVTQ